In Phaseolus vulgaris cultivar G19833 chromosome 3, P. vulgaris v2.0, whole genome shotgun sequence, the sequence CACCATGCAAAACCTTTACCAAAGATAATCTAATAAtttcaaaactaactcaaaggagtaaaaatgaacttactgtATCTGATTAGACGGTTTTGTAGTATTCGCTTCTAGAAATCTAATGATAGACTCTGATCATCATTTTGATGATAGAGGGGTTcaaaaaattagagaaaaggttgatgaaagaaaaagagaaaatttagaaatataataattattttaaaatgaatcttgaataactaatttttctatttatatatttttttactttaataataaaatatttatattttatttaaaatatatgtttttattctaaAACTATTTTGTAGGTTATTACATtctattttctctcttttatattctttttaggTCATTAAATTCTATTTCCTCACTTTTATGTTCTTTTTAGGTCATTACATTCTATTTCCTCTCTTTTATATTCTTTGGAAGTATAGTTTCCATATTACTAggcaaaaataatttttttcttaataatctTAAGCAACAATAATTTTATCCTTTTCTCTATACTATCTTTGTAccatattttatctttattttaaaattaaaaatttaatattttatatcacaagtaattaaaaaaaccacagtttaaattattaactagaaatgtaaaatatattttatacatttaaaatatttaattatatgatttttataaatcaattgtaatataacttatatgtttaaaatatatacttataataaattttagcTTTATAGAAGAAACAAATGGTTTTGCTGCAGCATTGAGTGAAATACTATTAAATAGAAAAGGAAATCCCACAAGGCACGCCTTTGATTTCTAAGTATGAATAGAGAATAGTCGATCGTGTCTATGCACCATCAAATCTTGTGGGTTGTGACTATAAGCTATAATGACTGATGGTAGGTAAAAAAATAAGTGtatttgaatattttgaaaggtatatgcaattttttttttgtgtggatACTTATGAAGTTcggacacttctcttaaatggcgtgtcggtGTTCGATACTCTTATCGGACatcgacactcgtatgacacctaTAAGAtacgtatccgtgaagtgtccaatACAAAAAGTAATTGTCAGATTTCTGATAATTGTAGtacagttctaacacaattttaaaaaggaaaaatacattaattttctaaaaattaaaactttattgtataaattgttattatgattataaaaataaaaaacaaaaaaaataatttgaaacatacttgcacataaatctttattgtcaatttatataattcataattatataatatataaatctgcgttcccgtgtcctacattttaaaaattttacgtATTTTCGTGTCCGTGTATCTGCTATGTAGGTAGGTGGGTACACATGATTCAGTgtattagatactaattttgtGATATTGTAATTGTTGATTGACTCCAAGGAGAAGTAAAAAGAGAtaaattaatattgaaaaaagaattatgcaaaaaaaatttatttattaaaaatagttaaaagatctaaaatttgactaaaaacaaaaattaatttgatattgtagtataaaacaaaaaatatatttaattcattaatattttattcaccTTAACTCAGTTCTAAGCATGCATTAATTCAACTAACCCGGTTAGAGAACATGCTCATTTGAAATGAATCATTTCAATGAATCTTCCACCAACTAGGCActtgttaaaaataataattttgtattaagatacaaaaaagtatatttttctaTGATGTTGaatgtattttataaataaataaaataaattatactagTATCCTTGAGATTcagtaatatttaaaaatagctAGAGTTATATCAGTGTAATTTGGTAGAATAATTAAGGAGTTTTATGTATAGTTTATAAGAACAGAATAAatgaaatctaaaaaaaaaatctttttaatgcTGTAATGGGTAGTTTTAAAGCAAAACTCCATGTTCAAAAGGGGGCGGCGGAATTGAATAAAAGATTTGGTAAAGAGGTTCCTTTATGACAGATTTTTCAAGGAAGGGATAAGTTAAGATATTAAGAGGACAATATTTTAAATGCAAGTGCAGATGAAGGTCGTTGTTGGGAGACCCTCTCCAATATTTCAAACTAATTACATTTAGTGTTAGGTGAATTCGTTTTCACGATAATGACTTCATTTTAAGTTCAAACTCATTTTTTAAGTCCAAGTTACTTTAAATATcttatttcttaaataaataaaatcatattaactttcattatttatttacttcAACATGATTAGTCTCTAATTTTGGTTGTAAATATGAGAGTATTGTTAAAGATATTGTTGAAAGAAGATGCCGAAGAACGTGCAGAGTATTTCGAAATGTTACAGATAtcatttttctcttctttattttttttcctttttttaatattttttatttttgagagTTGTTTGCTATTTTGATATTTTCGATATTATTtgagaaatttttattttattctgaaGAACTTACACAATACAtcctaaataaattttaatagatAATGACTTATCAGAAAATAAACTTTATTCGTATTTTTTTAACCCCATTTTCTACAGTTTCTAGTGGTTCCTTTTTATCTATTTTACAAAAGCTTATGTAATAATTTTCTTGAGTTTGTAATCAGATACatatcatataaatatattatatatattaagtattttattaaataatagaatagtatattataaatttggACCAGTTTTTTCATAGAcagtttaaaaatatattgaaatgaatttttctataaattaaaaaattaacttatgtaaattaatttgtaaaatatattttttataatttttttcttttaatttgtacacaactaaaattttaaattgtgattttttttttctcatttgaaagtttttatgaaaaagtttgaaaaaaatcaaactagttagacttattttaatatttggtGTCATTGTGGTATTAAGACTCTTCAAAATATGACATGTATTGGGGTCATATTCAAGTTGAAAGAAGGTTAAATACAATCATAAATACGTGTTAATTAAGTATATAAAATTCTATCAGTATTTATTATTAGAGATTTAATATTTGTCCAGTATCTTGAATATATGATTGTATgtgaaatataatatttataaaaaataattaaattaattttatttaaataaattttaaggcGATTCagctaaaaaaattattattaacaataataaatacacataaattttatgaaaaaaattaaataaagtaatccaattttatgtaaaattgttaataattgattattttatttgaaaatataccttttccctaaaaatattaaatagtgtgATTGGAGTCTACATCCAAAATGCTGCAGatagtttaattaaatttgattgTTTATTAACTACGAAATGAAATGTATTGACGCTGTTCATCAGTTGACTTCTCATGCTGATGTAACACCATCCAAATAAGAGAATTTTAtgcaaataagaaaaaattattttcggatgttattttatttattacttattaaaatggataaatttttaaaaaattattaaaatagataaattatatcaatttaataaattttaatatatttaaaatagtataattaaatttgaacGGAAATAGTAGCATTTTAAtaggatttatttatttttgataatttttaatttttttacctaTTCTAGTAActattttatgaaattaaagaaataatataatCCTTccaaattcatataaaaaagtTTATTCCCCAAGTGATAATTATATTTGTCTACACTGacccaaaaaaaaataacagttTGGGTTAAATTCTATATAAACTACTAAACACAGGAGTGAGAAAAGTTAAAGTgtgattattttctttattatcaTTTATTGATGAAGAAAGATACAAAGATACTCACGAGCTCTCACGATTATGCAGCAAAGggaaataagaaagaaaacacTCCTGAAAATGGAAGCCAACTTAACTTAAGAACACTCTGATTTGATAACACTTCATATGCAAGCCAATAAAACTCTTGTATATCATATAAGCAACCTTGTTACTGACTGATATCGATAACTCAATTGAATCAGTTGTAATCAGGGATTGGCCAGAAGGTATGCCTCTACGGCCTTGAAAAGAGAATCACTCTTGGCTTTTCCAGCTTTGAGTTCATCTTCATTGGGTGGAGCATCTCCTTTGCTGTGGTATGTTATACTCAGCTTAATGAGTGATCCTCCGTTAGGACCATCACTGAGTTTGGAGTCGAAAGTGATCTTCTCTGCAGTTTCTGGCAAGGCAACACCTCCAACTATGCTGTAGCTGTATCCCAAATTGGCCTCATCTATTGATTCTATTTTGTGCAACACAAATTTTGTCTCTCCATCTGTCCATTTGTTCATTCATTCACACAATTCACAGTTAGTTAACTTTATATGTTATGCTGTTAATGCATATACAGAAAATATATAGAAGATGAGTGAATATAGTACCCTCAACGAAAGAGATCTTCTTGATGGTTCCAGGGCCACCGTTGCCCTCAACGATTTCAACACTCTTGAAGGAATCAGGAAGAGCCTTTGGGAAGATGGTATCGGCGTCTTTAGCAACAGCTTTGTAGAGGGTAGCAGGAGCTACAGGAGAAGTGGTTTGATCCTCGAATGTGAAAACACCCATGATAGAACCTTAAAGAGATGGAAATGTATTTGAGAATTGAAGGAGAAGAAGATGTTTTTGCTGTGCTGTGTGGGTGTTTAGCAGAGGAGTGGCATGTATTTATAAGGAAGCAATGAGTCTGGTATCAATCTGCATCTACCCATGTACATGACTCGAGAGTCATGCTATAGTGTGAATGAAGCTGCCGACGCAGTCACACCTCTGAAAATAATTAAGCAATCTTCTTAAAAGATATTATCATGTATATTCAATTCTTGTTTGGCtgcttttctgtttttatttctaGTTTCTTTGTGGgcttttcttttcatttatgTGTTTCAATCACACGTAACTCTCTTGTCTGTATTTCGAAGAGATAACAAAACATTTATATATGAAGGTTTTTTTGTAAGTGATATTTGTTTTAAACCATGTATATCTATATATGTCTTTCAACTTTCATCTATTTCATCAATTTTAATTgtccaagttttttttttacttgaatattttatgaaataatattttgctccttaatgttaaatattgattttttatgtTTGTCAAATATTGGGAATTTGAAGCATTCAAATTCAAAGAAGCTtcctaaaaaaacaaaaattcaaagaaGATAAAGGAAAACACGTCACGGTCAACAACGGCAACCATTTTCTGTATTTGCAGGAATGagttgtttttatattaaattgttatatgacaatataaaaatgaattttgtaattatttttatttattagattttatatttaaatattctaaaaataaaCAAGGTATTAGCTCATATACAATTGGGTTCGAACCTTTAAACAATATCTCTAAACTATATATCTAGTtatgaattgaaaaataatagaataaataacTAATTAGGTCCTTAAGTACGTGAAATGCTAACtgatttttgaaataataaaaaatatataatatttgaatatgtaaaatataatatttttttgaatattatattttaataattaaataattcttaaaatttagctacagaataattttataaaacttgaaaacataaaataattggtGTATTTTTTAGACATTTATGAACAaccatatttttcatttttttaaaaataattggttATTTATCAAAAAAATCTTGTTAAAGTTTTCATTAAAAAGATCGATGTTAAAATGACGTTTCGCAGCCATAGTACGGGGGAAATGTCTTAATATTTCTCGAAACATCTCTAATAGGATTAATCATATTTCTCTATCATTCTGTCACAAAGGAAATACCTtctattaaaattcataaatgaTATATGAAATATGCAGGTAAAAGTTagttatttatgaatttaaaaactTGTAGGTGATAAAATTCTATTTAGGTTCTAATGGGACTTGTACTGGGCTTTGTAATTTGTTTTGCTTTTTCCCTTTATTGCTTTATAAGTACACCTctgcttttttttctttctgtaaCATTCATTTTACGAAATTCAATTTCTCATTTGTGTCTTTTTGTATTCTCTATTTACACCCcttcttcatcttttctatGTTTTATCTCTTACTCACGATTAGGGTTTCTTTACCTTGGTTCTTGATTAGGGTTTCAAGCACCTCAGGAACTAGGTATTCAAGAACAACAACCAAGTAAACGGGAGGTTCCCACACGCTTCATGTACATTCCTTTCTTCAAGTAACACCCTACTCTTTCGATAGGAAATTGGAGTCCGGCCCTAACAAACCTTGTGATCGACTTCTTCTTTGGCCCACACCCTTGATTCTCATTTTCATCGGTTGCTTCTCCACTTCCCTTTCGTGACACCCTCTTAGTGTTCTTCCTCTTGTGTCGTTGATCGaattatggtatcagagctcttcggtTGAAGAGCTGTGATGCACGCTCcttatctttcttttcttcctctgttttgttatttttattttcttgaatcTTTTCTTCTTGCATCAATGGCGGATGAACGCACCACTTCATCTTCTCAAACGAATCAATCAGTGAGTATCCATCTGTATCTTCACTCAAGTGAAAAACCTACTATGTTGCTTGCTTCGCCATTGCTGGATTCATCCAACTATCACTCTTGGAGCCGTTCGGTCTTGACGACCTTGAATGCAAAAAACAAAGTGGAGTTTATCCTCGGAACAAATCCTTGCCCAAAGAAAGATCATTCAAATTACTCGACTTGAAATAGATGTAATAATATGGTGGTTTCATGGTTAGTGCACTCTGTCTCTCTCCCTATTCGACCAAGTATTATTTGGATGGATATTGCCTTGGATATCTGGAATGATTTGAAAACTAGATACTCTCAGGGTGAATTATCTAGAATTTCTTATCTTCAACATTAGGTAGATTTTTTAAATCAAGGGGATCTATCTGTGACAAGGTATTTTACAACATTAAGAATCATTTGGGACAAGTTAGATAATTTTGGGCCTATCCCTATATCCACATGTTTTGTTAAATGTTCTTGCTCTATTAGTTCTATTATAAGTAAAAGGAAATATGAAGATCATGCTATGCAATTCTTGAGAGGCTTGAATGATCAATGCAATAACATAAGGTCACATGTTTTACTCATGGAACCCATCCCACTATACCAATTTTTTTCCCTCGTTGCAGAACAAGAAAGACAGTTAGCAAATAATATCTCTGTATATATTTCCAATATCAATAGTGCTAGTTCCAATCGGATCACCACCTCCATATTATTTACTTTCTGTGGTAAATATGGGCATACAGaaaatgtttgttttaaaaTGGTTGGGTTCCCTAGTTATGATGATATTTGGGGTCCTTGTTCTGTAACATGTATacaaggttttcgttatttttTGACagttgttgatgatttctctgGTTATACATGGACTATACCATTGCATACCAAATATGAAGTTCACAATCATCTTATTAATTTTCACgctaacacaaaaaaaaatttaatactaAGGTTAAAAGTATCCGTTCTGATAATGGGGTTGAATTTGCtatgaaaagttttttttttgcttcAAAAGGCATAATTCGTCAAACCTCTTGCGCAGaaacacctcaacaaaatggtatAACTAAACATAAACACCAACACATTTTAAATATCACTCGTGCTTTACTATTTCAGGCATATTTACCTCTAATATTTTGGGACTTTGTTGTTCAACATGCCATTTTTCTCATTAATTGTACACCTACTCCTTTATTGCAAAATATTGCTCCTTATGAAAAATTGTTTGGAAAACCTTGTGATATATCCTTTTTTACATGTGTTTGGATGTTCTTGTTATTCTAGTACcattaatgttaataaaaagaaattagatGCAAGATCTGTTTATGGTATTTTTCTCGGTTTTCCACACAATATCAAAGGTtgtattcttttatatttaaaatatcacCGTATTGAGATTTCAAGGCATGTGATCTTTCATGAATATCATTTTCCATACAAATTAAACAATAATGATGCATGAAGCCCTAACAATCTATATTTACCGATTCCTGTtaactataatataaaatgTGATGATGTGTTTGATTATGAAATTCCAAATCTCGAGAATGTGGATACTACCATTCAAAATGAAGAAGACAACACTCAACTAAGATGCTCCAGTAGACAAAGACGAACATTTACTTATCTGGAGAATTTTCAGAGTTTACCTACTGCAAACACGGTAAGTACTCGATATCCAACTCATAAATTCATTTCTTATTATGCTCTTTCACCTTCATTCAAAAATACTATTCTCTCTATATCTTCTACTAGTGAGCCTCATTCTTATAATGAGGCATCTAAGCATGCTTGGTGGAAACAAGCAATGCAAGAAGAGCTCAATGCTCTTAATGCTAACAATACTTGACAGAATACTCTTTTTCCCTAGGAAAGAAGACTATTGGTAGTAAATGGGTTTTTAAAGTGAAACACAAATCTAATGGCACTATTGATTGCCACAAAGCACGTTTGGTAGCCAAAGGATACACTCAATTGGAAGGGCTTCATTTCTCAGACACTTTTGCTCCTGTAGCAAAACTAACCATCTTAAGACTTTTGCTTGCGATTGCAACTTCTCAAAAATGGATTCTTAAACAACTTGATGTGAATAATGCCTTCTTACTTGGTGATCTCTTTGAGGAAGTCTACATGCAACCACCTCCTGGACTTAATCTCCCCTATCCTCAAAATGTATGCAAATTACAAAGATCACTATAAAGCCTCCGTCAAGTTGGCCGCCAATGGTATACTAAACTATCTAACTTTGTCCTttcaaataaattcattttatcaTTTGCAGATCACTCTTTTTGTAAACTATAAAGgaactaaaaatataatcattCTTATGTATGTTGATGATCTGGTGTTCACTGGAAATGATTATGAGGAAATCAATCACATTACATCCTTACTAGACACTCGTTTCAAGATCAAGAATCTAGGAGATCTTACTTATTTCATGGACCTGGGAGTAGCCCGAAACAACCAAGGATTACTTACACATATGTCAACACAAATATGTTTTGGACCTTCTCCACGCAACAGACATGATGAACTCTGCCCCTATGCCCATGGTTCACTCATATTGGCTTTCTTCCTCAGAGGGTACAAATCTCAATGAAGTAGACTCTTCCACATCTAAATAGACTTATTGACAGACTAATCTGCCTCACCAACACACGACCTAGTATTGCTTTTGCTGTCAACAACTTAAGCCAATTCATCTCTCTCCTACCACCCTCCATCAACAAGTTGTCTTTCGTCTTCTTCGTTATTTGAAAGGCAATCCTGGGAATGGCATATTCTTTCATAAAAACAGTGTTACTCACCTTCGTGGTTTCAGTGAATCAGATTGGAACACATGTCCTGAAACCTGAAAATTTGTAATTGGTTACTCTATCTTCTTGGGAGAGTCTTTAATTTCAtggaaattgaaaaaataatagaCAATCTCTAAAAGTTCCTCCGAAGCAGAATATATAGCCTTAGCCACAACAACTTGTGAAATCCAGTGGTTGACCTACATCCTTCAAGAACCTGGGATTCCCTACAATCAACCAACAACCTTATATTTTAACAACCAATATGCAATACAAATTGTTTCTAACCAAGTTTTTCATGAGCGCACTAAGCATATTGAGATTGAATGTCACATCTTCCGAGAAAAGATTACAACTGGCCTTCTCAAGTTACTCTCCATCTCTTTTGTTATGCAGATTGATGACATTCTCACCAAACCTCTTGCATTTGCAATCTACAGAGAGCTCAAGTCCAAGTTGGGAATGAGAAGTATTCCCAGTTTGAGAGGAGGGGGTTGATAAAGAGTCCTTATTTGGTTGTAATTGGGCTTTGTATTCTGTTTTACTTTTTCCCTTTAACACATTCATTTTACAATACTCATCTTCACCGATTACTTCTCCAGTTCACTCTTGCGATGCCTCTTAGGGTTCTTCCTCTTGTTCCATTGATCATATTAGTAGGTAAAGTACATGTGGTCAATGTATGCGTAATTTACATAATCATGATCAATATGAAATTACATACAAGGTTGTAAACCTTTTATATAAGGATCAATCTATACGTAACATTATACATGGACAAGAAAAAAACACATGGGTTAACTGTGTAGATAAAACAAACCCTAGATAAAACATTAGTAACTAATGTTAGATAACAAATTAAaacaagtttataaatttttattaataataaaaattatttttgatactaattttattttttttataaaatagtatttaacttagtcaatataattactgttatttttttgttttaaattaattttaaatttaacttagttaatgtttttttagtaaaaactcattttaataattttaaaaaagagagTTTCGAgttcaaatttataaatagaaaacGTACTGAAAAGTgtaatgacttttttttatgagtttcaGATCAAATGATTTAAAGGTGATAAAAATGATAAttctatttaaatttatattctaaatattctaaaatagatgattaaataattttattattcattcatctaaaattatcatttttctaAGATCTAAATTCTCTGACTTCTTTTTAAagttattagattttttttttcttttttaagttGTGAGATAATTAAAAGTATACTTAACTAAGTTAATGATAATTACTATTAAGGTAAGTGATCCATTCTATTTAGCTtccaagtattttttttcttctcttgattttgggtatgtTGTATGTGAATCACCATATGTATTATCAATAGAGAAAAGATAAACCTTTAAGTCTACAGTAGTATGTTTGTTTGTTAGGTTTCACTTTCTAAAAGAATTTCAAAGGATCTTTAAACATCCTTAACTAGGGGTGACAGTGTGGGTTGGTCCACCTCGTATGGGCTCGTTCCGCGTTTGGCCCGCAAAATCAGTCTCATTTCAGGCTACTCTCGTAACACTTTTGTGTTCTCTTCTGGTCAGACTTTATGGTAATCACTCCTCCCTTGGAAGAAGGTAGCTTCATCTTAATATGAACCGTTGAGGCCACCGCACCCAATCTGTTCATGGAAGGTCGCCCCAAAAGCAAATTGTAAGCGGAGGACGCGTTAACAACGATGTACCTGATGGTGATCATCCTGGCTGCGATCTCATCAAAGAAGGTCGTCCTTAACTCAACGTACCCTCGTacttctacctgatctcctgcgAAGCCGACCAAGCACCCATCGTATGGCCTCAACTGGTCGGGGGACAACTGCAAGCCCGTGAATGTTccccaaaacatcacatcagcCAAGCTCCCTTGACCAATCAAGACtttgtgcaccttccttcctatGGTGAGACAAATATCACCACTAAATAATTCTCGTGAGGAACCACGCCTTCTAGGTCGGAGCTCGCGAAGTAGAGAGTGGGCTATAAGGGATGATCAGGTCTCCTCGCCTCCAAGGACATCTCTGCTCGCGCATATTGCATACGTTTAAAAGCAGACTTTCCTCCTCCAGAAAATCCTCCCGAGATGGTGTTCAACTCTCCATGAACCAGTGTCTCATGTGCTTGGTCCCTGAGAGCGACCTCTCCCTGGTCAGTCTCAAGATACTCCTTCAGGAACCcttttgatgtgagttgattttagatgattCCATTTTAGATATGACACTTGACTTTAGATTgagatttttataaattatatggtgagaacccaaagaagatccccactggacacgaacttaaccaagtgattaagtaagtatgaaggttcacttcaagagggaaaaagaaaaacacaagtatatggtgattgatgatgaaggGCGGAATTTAAATGAACATGGAAGGAAACATACAAGCATGATGGAAACTAAATTGACAATGgaggaaaataagaaaataagaacACAAAGATAAATGCAGTAAATGgaaaaatggaagagatgaaggaaATGAATGCTTATGTGGTGGATTAAGAATGGATCACaccacttggagtgtggttttcctccaagataagtgttgatgGCCGTCACTTGAGTTCTCTAAAgtcactcaagatgagacctaATGCTAAGAGGAAACAAGTCTCACAAACACCTCACACAAATTGTGTAGaataacttttctattcaaattcaacatataAAATACAAGGAGTATGGCaccttggaaaacaagaatcAAGAGTAGGATGGGAAACCTAAAAAATGGGGttgcctttagggtttgactaagtcaaaccacaccttaggcttgttcttctagaaactaggtaaaaAACAAGCTAAAGTGATAAATGCACCCCCTTTTATGCTAAAGGACACCTAttctactgaaattaaaaataatgacaCCAACTGATGCTCAGCACCCAAGGCATGTGCTCTACTCCTCGTGATCGTTTGGGGCAAGCTAGGTGCTGAGGAAGTGGCTGGAGAATCCTGACCTAGCCTTGTGTCTTGAGGCATGCTCCTAGTCATCCTCTTAGGAGGTTGGGCTTGGACAGTAGGCGCACTCTCTCCTAGGTCCTCATCATGTTCTCCGGGTGGGAGGGAATTTGTCCACGAATTTGGAAGACTTGTAGAGAAAGGAGTCAGATCACCgatattgaaagaattactacctAAATACGTATCAGGTAAATCCAACTCACATGCATTGTCATTGATCCTCTTGATGACCTGAAAAGGGCCATCACCGTGAGGTagaagtttggacttcctttgagtagggaagcgatccttcctcaagtgaagtcAAACCCAATCCTCGGGTTCAAAGATCAATGCCTTTCGCCCCTTATTGGCATGCTCGACATACTTGCCTACCTTCCTTTCAATTTGAAGCTTGATGTGATGGTGCAAGTCTTTAACAAAGGaagctttttcaaaatcatCCTAGGAAAACTCAAAAGGGGTGTGGGAAGTAATAGAATTAACTACCCTATTATAGGAAAACTCAATATGAGGTATCAAGTTTTCCCACACCCTTGTGTTCCCGGAAATAAGGCACCTCAACATTTAACCCAAGGTCCTATTAAACACTTTTGTTTGACCATCATTTTGGGGAtgacaagtagtagaaaacaagAGTTTAGTTCCAAGTTTTCCCCACCATgtcctccaaaagtgacttaagaacttagaatctTTGTCAGATACAATACTTCTAGGAAGCCCATGCAAT encodes:
- the LOC137839027 gene encoding pathogenesis-related protein 1 translates to MGVFTFEDQTTSPVAPATLYKAVAKDADTIFPKALPDSFKSVEIVEGNGGPGTIKKISFVEDGETKFVLHKIESIDEANLGYSYSIVGGVALPETAEKITFDSKLSDGPNGGSLIKLSITYHSKGDAPPNEDELKAGKAKSDSLFKAVEAYLLANP